The following coding sequences lie in one Rutidosis leptorrhynchoides isolate AG116_Rl617_1_P2 chromosome 6, CSIRO_AGI_Rlap_v1, whole genome shotgun sequence genomic window:
- the LOC139854000 gene encoding uncharacterized protein, with protein sequence MAPNGKYDKIYTVTSVTHLVPIKLDLAKLNYTHWSTLFGNHCAFFNVHNFLEAPSSSYPDEETKKADAFVLGWIFLTISEPLLERLLNLQPKTAHAAREFLKQIFQDNKRSKVIELTAELRNLDMGDLTVEQYFQKIDTISAMLINLGVKLRRTTWSHTQSMGSTTVFHSPHILSCTANRFSI encoded by the coding sequence ATGGCTCCAAATGGCAAATACGATAAGATATACACGGTCACTTCTGTCACTCACCTAGTTCCAATCAAGCTCGATCTCGCAAAATTAAACTACACTCATTGGAGTACTTTGTTCGGTAACCATTGTGCATTTTTCAATGTTCATAATTTTCTCGAGGCACCTTCATCCTCATACCCAGACGAAGAAACAAAAAAAGCTGATGCCTTTGTACTCGGCTGGATCTTCCTAACTATATCCGAGCCGCTGCTAGAACGTCTGCTCAACTTACAACCCAAGACTGCTCACGCTGCGCGGGAGTTCTTGAAGCAAATCTTTCAAGACAATAAACGATCCAAAGTCATTGAACTTACTGCGGAACTACGCAACCTGGACATGGGTGACTTAACCGTCGAACAATACTTTCAGAAAATTGATACGATCTCTGCCATGCTCATTAATTTAGGCGTAAAATTGAGGAGGACGACTTGGTCACATACGCAATCAATGGGATCAACGACCGTTTTCCACTCGCCACACATATTATCTTGCACAGCAAACCGTTTCTCGATATGA